The genomic region GACGACGGGCACGTCCAACTTCAATCTGCGGGGGCTCGGCGTGTCGTCGACGCTGGTGCTGCTCAACGGCAAGCGCCAGGTGACGACGGCGGTCACCACCAACGACGGCATCAGCTTCGTCGACACCTCGTCGCTGCTGCCGACCATCGCCATCCAGCGCATCGACATCCTCGAGGACGGGGCGGCCGCGATCTACGGCTCGGACGCGGTGGCGGGCGTGGTCAACTTCATCACGCGTTCCGACTTCGAGGGTCTCGAGCTCGATGCCGAGTACCAGACGAACACCGACGAGGATCAGACCGACTTCCGCATCGCCGGCATCGGCGGCGTCCAGGGCGACCGCTACGGCATCATCGCCGCGATCGAGTATCTCGACCGCACGCCGCTGACGACGGCGGAAAAGCGCCTGTCGCTGCCGACGGACGACCTCTCCGCGCTGGGCATGCCCGGCGCGTTCTTCACGGTGGCGCCGATCCCGGTGAACCCGCTGACCGGTGCGCCGACGACAAGCCCCGTGTTCATCCCCGCACTCGGGAATTTCGCGACGATTCCGGCGCGCACGCCCTTCATCGACCCGACGGGCTGCGCCGAATTCGGTGGCATTCCGCGGCGCGCCAGCGCCTCCGCGCCGCCGCCGGAGACGGGCATCGGCTTCTGCGGCTTCGACTTCGGCGACTTCTTCAACCTCGTGGCCGAAGAGACGCGGCTGACCGGCTACATCGAAGGCAACTACGACATCACGGACTGGTTCACCATCGGGGTCGAGGTCGGGTTTTCGCGCAACCGTGCGGTGCGCAACAACTCGCCCACCTTCCCGGTGCTCACCTTCCCGATCATTCCGCCGAATCACCCGAACCTGCCGGACTTCTTCAAGAACATCCCGTATCTCGTGGGCGTCGACCCGTCGACGACGCCGCCGACGGCGATCGTCCAGGTCGGCGGGCTGCCGCTCGCCTTCTTCGGCCGGCCGCTTGCCAATGGCGCCGATCCCTCCCCCAACCGCTTCAAGAACGACACCTGGCGGGCGGCGGTCAAGGGCACCATCACGCTGCCGAGGAACTGGTATATCGACTGGCACTTCCTCCATGCCCAGAACGACTTCACGGTGATCACGCGCGACGTGGTGGCGGACGCCTTCCAGGCGGCGCTGCTGGGGCTTGGCGGCACGGCGTGCGACCGCATCCTCGGCACGCCCGGGGTGGGGCCGTGCAAGTTCTTCAACCCGTTTGCGACGAATTTCACCACCGCGCCCAATGATCCGGATGTGATCAACAGCTTTCTCGCCTTCCAGATCCTGGCGGCGGAAAGCGACCTGACGGTGGGCGAGGTGGTGATCTCCGGCGATCTCTTCGATCTGCCGGCGGGGCCGGTGGGGCTTGCGGTGGGCGCCCAGTACCGCAAGGAGAAGGTGCTCGCCGACTATGACGCCATCTCCAACAACGACGGCTTCGCCTTCCTCATCGGCAACCCGGACTTCCGCGGCGACCGCGACATCGCCGCGATCTTCGGCGAGCTGCGTATTCCGCTCACCGAGTGGTTCGAGCTGCAGGCGGCCGTGCGCTACGAGGACTACGGCGGGCTCATCGGCTCGACGACCGATCCGAAGGTCGCGGGGCTGATCACGCCGGCCGAGTGGATTTCCTTCCGGGGGTCGTGGGGCACGGCTTTCCGCGCGCCAAGCATCTTCCAGCAGTTCGGGTCCTCCACGGTGCTCGAGCAGGTGAGCGATCCGATCACGGGCGGCACCTTCTTCGCGGCGGTGCGCACCTTCGGCTCCGACGCGATCCAGCCCGAGGACTCGAAGGCCTACAACCTGGGCGCGACGCTGACGCCCGTGGAGGGGCTGAGCCTCGATGTCGACTACTGGCACTTCAAGTTCACGGACGTGATCATCCGCGAGAACAGCCAGGCGGTGCTGAACGCCTTCCCGCAGGATCCGACGCGGGTGATCCGCGCCGGCGATCCGCTCATCGGTCCGGTGGTGCAGATCAACACGAATTTCGTGAACGCCAGCCGCGTGACGACGGACGGCATCGACTTCAAGCTGCGCTATGATCTCGACACGGGGCTCGGCACGTTCGTGCCCACCTTCACCGCCACCTATGTCGACAGCTACACCATCGTCGATCCGCAGGCGGGCGTCGTGAAGGGGGTCGGCAGCCGGAACTTCACGAATTTCGGCAGCCCGACGCCGCGCTGGCGCTTCAACGCCGGGCTCAACTGGGCGAGCGGCCGGCATTCGGCCAACGCCTTCGTGCGCTACATCGACAGCATCAGGGACGACCAGAATCCGGGCGAGAAGGTCGGCACCTTCACGACGGTGGACGTCCAGTACAATCTGGATCTGAGCGACCTGCTGTCGATCACCAACAACCTCGTGCTGACCGTCGGCTCCATCAATCTCTTCGACAAGGAGCCGCCGCATGTGGCGACCAACGGCGGCTACGAGAGCCGGCTGCATGATCCGCGCGGGCGCATGGTCTATGTGCGCATGCGCATCGGGTTCTAAAGAGGTGCGAAGGGGCCGCGGCGCAAAGGGGAGAGCCGCCGCGGCCCCGGCTTTCCACACAGTTGCGGAAGAGGGTGAGGGAGCGAACACCATGGGACGCATCAAGGGCAGGAAGACCGCGGCTCTGACCGGGATCAGCACGGTGGCGGTTCTGGCGCTTCTGGCCGGCCTCGCCGGGACGCCGGTGCTGGCCCAGCAGGCGCAGCCGGCGCCGCAGCAGCAGGGCGAGGGGCAGGAGCTGGAGGAGATCGTCATCACCGGCACATACATCCGCCGGCCGTCCCAGGCGGGGATGGCCTCGCCGATCCAGGTGGTCGGACGCGAGAATCTGGAGGACATCGGCGCCTTCGACATCGCCGATCTGACCCAGACGCTGACCATCAACAACGGCGCCCAGAACAATCCCGACGCCTTCACCCAGAATCTGACGACCGGCACCTCGAACATCAATCTGCGCGGGCTCGGCGTGCAGTCGACGCTGGTGCTGGTCAACGGCAAGCGCCAGCCGAGCTCGGCCGCGCCGACCGACGGCGGCCTGCTGTTCGTGGACACCGCCTCGCTGATGCCCATGATCGCGGTGGATCGCGTGGAGATCCTGAAGGACGGCGCATCCGCGCTCTATGGCTCTGACGCAGTGGCCGGCGTCGTCAACTTCATCACCCGCGACGATTTCACGGGCTTCGAGATGCAGGCGGAGTTTTCCGCGATCACCAACCAGACCCAGAACGACGTCAAGATCTCCGGCATCTGGGGCGGCGGCAACGACCGCACCCATGTCGTGATCGCGGCAAGCTACTTGAACCGCACGCCGCTGTTCACCTTCGAGAAGGACCTGCGCCCGCTCGACAAGCGCGGTCCCAACGGCCTGTCGGTGGCGGACACGACCGGCCAGCCCGGCAACATCGTGATCCCCGCGATCCCCGTCCAGGCCGTGCTGGGCGGGCTGGTCGATCCCGGCACCTTCGCCGCCTTCCAGCAGGCTTACGACCAGTTCACGCCCTTCGTCGTGAACCCCATCACCGGCCAGCTCGTGCTCGACGGCAGCGGCAATCCGATCCCGAACATCGACCCCGTCACCGGCCAGTTTCTCGGCTTCAACCAGGCCTCCGACGGCATCGCCGACGGGCTGACGGCCACCGTGCTTGCCGGGCTCGGCGTGCCGGGCTTCATCCTCGACCAGATCGCAGCCGCCCAGGCGCAGCAGACGGGGTCGACGTTCCAGACGCCCTTCTTCGCGGATCCGGGCTGCGAGGCGGCGGCGCAGAAGATGCCGTGGGTGCTGCCCGACTTCCAGACGATCAACGGCGTGAACGTCGGGCTGTGCCAGTACGACTTCTACCCCTTCTTCACCTTCGTGCCGGACGAGACGCGGCTGAAGTCCTTCGCGAAGGTGACGCATGAAGTGAGCCATTCGCTCGAGCTCTATGGCGAGTTCTACTTCTCGCGCAACCGGGCGACCCGCAACACCTCGAACTTCCCGATCACCCGCACGATCCCGCTGCCGGGCATCGGCTCGGCCTTCGTCGGGCCGGACACCACCACGCCTTCCGGCCAGCGGCCGGCGGCCTATCCGTTCAACCCGTTCAAGATCGACGCGCTCTACGTCGGCCGCAGCCCCGGCATCGGCCAGATCGAGGACTTCTTCACCAACCGCCCGAACGACAACAGCTTCCGCTACGACACCTGGCATTTCACGGGCGGTGCGCGGGGCGACATCGGCGATACGGGATGGTACTACGACGTCTCCTATTCGCGCGGCATCAACGACTACAAGCTGCTGAGCTCGGACGGCCTCAGGGACGAGACGCTGCTGGCGCTCCAGGGTCTCGGCGGCAAGGACTGCAACCCGGTGACCGGCATTCCGGGCGTCGGCCCCTGCCAGTTCTACAACATCTTCGGCTCGGGCTTCCTGGCGGATCCGAACGCCAAGGTGCCGGTCTTCGACGTCGACGGCAATCCGATCATCGATCCGGCCACCGGCGAGCAGGTGCTGGCGCCCGTGCGCAACTCCAAGGAGATTCTCGACTTCATCAATGGCGAGATCGTGATCGACGGGCGCTCGGACATCACGGTGGTGGACGCCGTCGTCTCCGGCGATCTCTTCAACCTGCCGGCCGGTCCCGTGGGGCTCGCGCTCGGCTTCCAGTACCGCGACGAGCGGCTGGCCTGGGATCTCGACGACAACACGAACCGCGGCAATTTCCTGTTCGTGTCGGTCGGCGTGCAGGACTTCGACCAGTCGCGCGATGTCGCGGCCTTCTTCGGCGAGTTGAACCTGCCGCTGTTCGAGAATTTCAACGTCCAGGCGGCCGTGCGCTACGAGGACTACGGCGGGCAGACGGGCGATACCGTCGATCCCAAGGTCTCGGTGCTCTACCAGCCGACGACATGGCTGGCGCTGCGCGGCTCCTACGGCACGTCCTTCCGTGCGCCGTCACTGTTCCAGAGCTTCGGCAACCAGACGACGCTGAATTCCGTGCTGGATCCGCGCACGGGCGAGCGCAGCTTCTTCGCCATCCGCACCATCGGGGATCCGGCCCTGAAGCCCGAGACCTCGCGGGCCTGGAACGCGGGCGTGACGCTGACGCCGATCGAGGGGCTCAACATCGACGTCGATCACTGGCGGTTCTTCTTCCGCAACGTGATCATCGAGGAGAGTCCGGACGACATCGCCTTCAAGGCCTTCACGACCAATCCGGAGTTCATCGGCACCAAGGTGTTCCTCGATCCGAACACCGGCGCGCTGGTGCAGATCAACACGAATTTCGTCAACGCGGCCTTCATCCGCACCAACGGCTTCGACCTCAATGTCAGCTACACCTTCGACAGCCCGCTCGGCATCTTCCGGCCGGGCTTCGAGGCCACCTATGTGGCGGACTACGAGGCCCCGCTGGGGCCCGGCGGCGCGAAGCTCGACGTGGCTGACCGCCGCAACCGCCAGAACTTCCTCGATCCGGTGCCCGACTGGCGGTTCAACGCCTCGCTGGCCTGGCTGAAGGGCGGGCATCAGGCGGTCGTGTTCGTGCGCTACATCGACAGCTTCCTCGACGACGAGAACACGGTCTTCGCCACGCAGCCGAACGGTCTGCCGGACTTCTCGCAGGTCATCGATCCGGTCAAGGTGGGCTCGCACACGACGGTGGACGCCCAGTACAGCTACACCTTCGGCGGCTTCGGCCCGGTCGAGTCGATGACGATCACCATCGGCGCGATCAATCTGTTCAACAACCAGCCGCCCTTCGTGAACACGGACGGCGCCTTCGAATCGCGCACCCATGATCCGCGCGGCCGGCTGGTCTACGCGCGGCTCAAGGTGGGATTCTAGCCAGCGTCTTCCAGGCGCGGCCCCGCGCCCGGGGTGACGGGGAGGGAGAGGCGACCTCGCAAGAGGTCGCCTCTTCGATTCCGGACCACAAGCCTGCCCACGGCGGCCATGCGCGGGCTCTCCCCCTTCCCGTTCCGGCCCCCTTCCTTTCCGGGCCGCAAGATGCCAAACAGATGCCGGTGACGGCACGGATCCTCTCCATGCCCGCCGGGCCGCGGGCGCGGGAAAAGGGAGCAGGCGCAAGTGGCGATCCATCTTCACGAGGGCGATCTGCCGGAGGGGCTCGACCTCGGGCCCGCGGTCGCCGTGGACACCGAGACGATGGGCCTCAAGCCCCATCGCGACCGGTTGTGCCTCGTGCAGCTGTCGGCGGGTGACGGCGACGCCCATCTCGTGCGCTTTGCCCCCGGCGGCTGCGACGCCCCGCGGCTGAAGGCGCTGCTCGAGGATCCGGCGGTGCTCAAGATCTTCCACTACGGCCGCTTCGACATCGCCGTGCTGCGGCGCTGGCTTGGCGCACGCACGGCGCCGGTCTGGTGCACCAAGATCGCGTCGCGGCTGACCCGCACCTACACCGACCGCCACGGGCTGAAGGATCTGTGCCGCGAGCTGCTGGGGGTCGAGATCTCGAAGGAGCAGCAGTCCTCCGACTGGGGTGCGCCGGTGCTCTCGGACGCCCAGCTCGCCTATGCCGCGGCCGACGTGCTGCACCTTCACCGCCTCAAGGACGAGCTGGAACGGCTGCTGGAGCGCGAGGGACGCCGGGAGCTCGCCGAAGCCGCCTTCCGCTTTCTGCCGTGGCGGGCCGAGCTCGATCTGATCGCCGGCGAGGACGAGGACATCTTCGCCCACTGAAGCGATGCGGGGAGCGGAACAGCGCATGGACAGCGGCGGCCTCACGCAGCCTCCCGTCACCGTCACCGCCTACGACCGCTGGGTCGTGGCGATGCGCTTGCTTACCACCGCGGTCGCGGTGGCGACGGGGCTCGTCGTGCTGCTTCTGCCGCTGCTTCACGAACAGCCGCTCACCATCCATGTCGCGCGCGAGAAGCTGGAGCGGCACGAGGGCGCGATCGTCGTGGTCTCCCCGCGCTATCGCGGGGTGGACGACAAGGGCCGGGCCTTCCTGATCGAGGCGGCGCGGGCGCTTCAGGAGACGGCGGACGCCCCCGACATCGCGCTCGAGGAGCTCGGGGTCAATCTCGTGACGACCGACGGGCGCACGGTCTCGCTCCATGCGCCGCGCGCGCGCTATTTCCCGGAGGCCGACGAGGTCCGGATCACGCGCCTCGAGGGCCGCACCTCGGACGGCTACGTCTTCCGTTCCGCCCGCGGCGTTCTCGCGATCAAGGAGCGGCGGCTCGCTCTCGAAGGCCCGGTGACGGGCGAGGGGCCGCTCGGGCGGTTCACGGCGGCCGGCGCCGTCTATGACGCGGAAAGCCGACGGCTGCTTCTCGCCGGCCCGGCGCGCTTCACCATCACCCCGGCGAAGGGATAGCATGACGGTCATGCGGGTGACGCGGGCGAGAACGAGGCGGATGGGATGGCGGGCCGGGGTGGTGCTGCCCGTCCTTCTGGCGCTCGTTGCGGCGCTGGTGCCGGGATTGCGGGCGGCGGCCCAGGTCGTCTCGGCGCTCAAGGCGCACGACGACAGCCAGCCGATCATGGCCGAGGCGCGCAGCCAGCTGCTGCTCGAGGACGAGCAGGTCGCGGTGCTCGAGGGCGATGCGGTGATCCGCCAGGGCGATCTCGAGCTCAAGGCCGACCGCATCGCGATCCGCTACGAGACGGGAGAGGATGCCGCCCGCCCCCGGGTCCGGCGCATGGAGGCGAGGGGGCATGTGCGCCTCAAGAGCCCGAGCGAGGAGGTGACGGCGGACTGGGGCATCTATGACGTGGAGAGCCGGATGATTCTCATGGGCGGCGGGGTGGAGCTGAGGCGCGCCGGCAATCTGCTCACCGGCAGCCGCATGGAGATCGACCTCGACAGCGGCCTCATCCGGCTGAGCGCCGAGGAAGCCGAGGACGGGCGGGTTAAGGGGCTCTTCCGCCCGCCCGAGCGGGCGCCGCAGAAGGAAACGCCGCCCCCCTCCGGCCCGCCCACGGGCGGGAAGGACCGGTCATGACCGGCCCCCTCGCCTCCGGATCGCGGGACGGGCCGGCGGGGGCCGGGGAGGGGCTCGCGGCCGTCGAGATCGCGAAAAGCTACGGCGGCCGGCCGGTGCTGCGCGGGGTCAGCCTCACGGTGCGCCGGGGCGAGGTCGTGGGCCTTCTGGGGCCCAACGGCGCCGGCAAGACGACGAGCTTCTATACCCTCGTCGGCATGATCGCCCCCGATTCGGGCCATGTCATCCTTGACGGGCGCGATGTCACCCGGCTGCCGATGTACCGCCGTGCGCGGCTCGGC from Rhodothalassiaceae bacterium harbors:
- the rnd1 gene encoding 3'-5' exonuclease, with translation MAIHLHEGDLPEGLDLGPAVAVDTETMGLKPHRDRLCLVQLSAGDGDAHLVRFAPGGCDAPRLKALLEDPAVLKIFHYGRFDIAVLRRWLGARTAPVWCTKIASRLTRTYTDRHGLKDLCRELLGVEISKEQQSSDWGAPVLSDAQLAYAAADVLHLHRLKDELERLLEREGRRELAEAAFRFLPWRAELDLIAGEDEDIFAH
- a CDS encoding TonB-dependent receptor — translated: MNIRKHSLGILGILAAGASVLALAAPALAQQQGEQTGEELEEIVIVGSYIRRASQANTATPMSVIDAEDFRNIGATTIADLVQTLTINNGSQNNPDAFTQNATTGTSNFNLRGLGVSSTLVLLNGKRQVTTAVTTNDGISFVDTSSLLPTIAIQRIDILEDGAAAIYGSDAVAGVVNFITRSDFEGLELDAEYQTNTDEDQTDFRIAGIGGVQGDRYGIIAAIEYLDRTPLTTAEKRLSLPTDDLSALGMPGAFFTVAPIPVNPLTGAPTTSPVFIPALGNFATIPARTPFIDPTGCAEFGGIPRRASASAPPPETGIGFCGFDFGDFFNLVAEETRLTGYIEGNYDITDWFTIGVEVGFSRNRAVRNNSPTFPVLTFPIIPPNHPNLPDFFKNIPYLVGVDPSTTPPTAIVQVGGLPLAFFGRPLANGADPSPNRFKNDTWRAAVKGTITLPRNWYIDWHFLHAQNDFTVITRDVVADAFQAALLGLGGTACDRILGTPGVGPCKFFNPFATNFTTAPNDPDVINSFLAFQILAAESDLTVGEVVISGDLFDLPAGPVGLAVGAQYRKEKVLADYDAISNNDGFAFLIGNPDFRGDRDIAAIFGELRIPLTEWFELQAAVRYEDYGGLIGSTTDPKVAGLITPAEWISFRGSWGTAFRAPSIFQQFGSSTVLEQVSDPITGGTFFAAVRTFGSDAIQPEDSKAYNLGATLTPVEGLSLDVDYWHFKFTDVIIRENSQAVLNAFPQDPTRVIRAGDPLIGPVVQINTNFVNASRVTTDGIDFKLRYDLDTGLGTFVPTFTATYVDSYTIVDPQAGVVKGVGSRNFTNFGSPTPRWRFNAGLNWASGRHSANAFVRYIDSIRDDQNPGEKVGTFTTVDVQYNLDLSDLLSITNNLVLTVGSINLFDKEPPHVATNGGYESRLHDPRGRMVYVRMRIGF